Proteins encoded by one window of Elaeis guineensis isolate ETL-2024a chromosome 12, EG11, whole genome shotgun sequence:
- the LOC105055066 gene encoding chaperone protein dnaJ 11, chloroplastic encodes MITPAALACSQFVGARIPSPSFSPISKLRCSPRCAAATATAPVPEATLYDVLGLTAGATSGEIKAAYRRLARGCHPDVVAAERKGASADEFMRIHAAYSALSDPEKRADYDRRLMAPKPATFGRQRWPPRGPRPFSSSASTTSAATSFSGFGRRTWETDQCW; translated from the coding sequence ATGATTACCCCGGCCGCTCTCGCTTGTTCTCAATTCGTCGGCGCTCGGATCCCGAGTCCCTCCTTCTCGCCGATTTCTAAGCTACGTTGTTCCCCACGCTGCGCGGCGGCGACGGCAACGGCGCCGGTGCCGGAGGCGACGCTCTACGACGTGCTCGGGCTCACGGCAGGGGCCACAAGCGGGGAGATCAAGGCGGCGTACCGGCGTCTGGCGCGGGGGTGCCACCCGGACGTGGTGGCGGCCGAACGGAAGGGCGCATCGGCCGACGAGTTCATGCGGATCCACGCCGCCTACTCGGCCCTCTCCGATCCCGAGAAGCGCGCCGATTACGATCGGCGATTGATGGCGCCGAAGCCGGCGACCTTCGGCCGGCAGCGATGGCCACCGCGCGGCCCTCGGCCGTTCTCTTCGTCCGCGTCGACCACCTCGGCGGCGACATCGTTCTCCGGCTTCGGTCGCCGGACGTGGGAGACGGACCAGTGCTGGTAG